A genomic segment from Melospiza georgiana isolate bMelGeo1 chromosome 17, bMelGeo1.pri, whole genome shotgun sequence encodes:
- the PXMP4 gene encoding peroxisomal membrane protein 4, producing the protein MAGGAMAGGEDSLRALLRAANALLQQRRYHAALAVIKGFRNGAVYGAKIRAPHALVMTFLFKSGSFREKLKSIAQATYAHSRNLAYFVFTYKGLLAAQSRLQGKKIPFHSFLAACIGGWLVFGDNNPINSQIIMYLLSRILFGLSRLAVQKGYIPQPRQDPFPLLAALVWGTVLWLFEYHRDTLQPSLQSSMTYLYEDSEVWHDVSDFLIYNKRTDSK; encoded by the exons ATGGCCGGCGGGGCCATGGCGGGTGGGGAGGATTCGCTTCGCGCTCTGCTCCGCGCCGCCAACGCGCTCCTGCAGCAGCGCCGCTACCACGCCGCGCTCGCCGTCATCAAAGGCTTCCGGAACGGCGCCGT TTATGGAGCCAAAATCCGTGCCCCACACGCCCTGGTGATGACTTTCCTGTTCAAGAGTGGAAG TTTCAGGGAGAAGCTGAAGTCCATTGCTCAGGCCACGTACGCCCACTCCCGGAACCTGGCTTATTTTGTGTTCACCTACAAGGGGCTCCTGGCAGCCCAGTCCCGGCTGCAgggcaaaaaaatcccattccattccttCCTTGCAGCCTGCATTGGGGGCTGGCTGGTGTTTGGTGACAACAATCCCATCAACAGCCAG aTCATCATGTACCTGCTGTCCCGCATCCTGTTCGGGCTGTCCCGGCTGGCTGTGCAGAAGGGCTacatcccccagcccaggcaggatcccttccctctgctggctgccctggTGTGGGGGACAGTCCTGTGGCTCTTTGAGTACCACAGGGACActctgcagccctccctgcagtCCTCCATGACCTACCTGTACGAGGACAGTGAGGTGTGGCACGACGTGTCTGACTTCCTCATCTACAACAAAAGGACAGACAGCAAGTAG
- the ZNF341 gene encoding zinc finger protein 341 → MAQAIFEALEGMDNQTVLAVQSLLDGQGGVTDPSAANVNSSAAIQPMDDEDVFLCGKCKKQFNSLPAFMTHKREQCQGSAPSLSSVSLATNSVYTPSITSVQQAPSAARQQISTYITVPPSPLIQTLVQGNILVSDEVLMSAMSAFTSLDQPMPAVQPPVQSSMSLHAGAGYLSQPPPPPPPPPPQPPPPPPSLAAPGQPGGGSGVVEVYSAPAPMAAAGTVEIQTLGMQPYPPMEVPSQCVESPVYPSPPVYSPGKQGFKAKSTSAATPLSSAGGGSVVGFDSPAAAKTRRCKNEAGLQEGKPKSPKLKCTYCDKAFTKNFDLQQHIRSHTGEKPFQCIVCGRAFAQKSNVKKHMQTHKVWPPGLGCTISRSSITVQVMALNPSQPEDEENTGLPPRNAVPPAQELSPLEESEAAKLEAKQVVLIDSSYQCQFCPSKFNTYFQLKSHMTQHKNEQVYKCVVKTCAQTFQKLESFLEHIKSHQEELSYRCHLCSKDFPSLYELGVHQYSHSLLPQHSPKKDMAVYKCVKCVNKYSTPEALEHHLQTATHNFPCPHCQKVFPCERYLRRHIPTHGGGSKFKCQICKKFFRREHYLKLHAHIHSGEKPFKCSVCDAAFNRKDKLKRHMLIHEPFKKYKCPFSSHTGCNKEFNRPDKLKAHILSHSGMKIHKCQYCNKSFSRRAHMVEHQRSHTGNYKYRCATCSKGFTRHKYLREHKCRLGSPKDKELQLRKAQKKRAGRARKAGLALGLPELKDGAAGDSSPESGPNKEPFPQSDAVLSIVVGGSGAAEPGLVPGQPNSMGSDLALAELQTASDGPCTMLAVPVYIQTSE, encoded by the exons ATGGCGCAGGCGATCTTCGAGGCGCTGGAAG GGATGGATAACCAGactgtgctggctgtgcagtCCTTGCTGGATGGCCAAGGAGGTGTCACGGACCCGTCTGCTGCCAATGTCAACTCCTCTGCAGCCATCCAGCCCATGG ATGATGAAGACGTGTTCCTGTGTGGGAAGTGTAAGAAGCAGTTCAactccctgcctgccttcaTGACCCACAAGagagagcagtgccagggcagtgccccatccctgtcctcagTGTCTCTGGCCACCAACAGTGTGTACACCCCCTCCATCACCTCAGTGCAGcaggctcccagtgctgcccGCCAG caaaTCTCTACGTACATCACAGTTCCCCCATCACCTTTGATCCAGACCCTGGTGCAGGGGAACATCTTGGTCAGTGATGAGGTGCTGATGTCAGCCATGTCTGCTTTCACCTCCTTGGACCAGCCCAtgccagcagtgcagccccCAGTGCAG AGCAGCATGAGCCTGCACGCCGGGGCCGGTTACCTGTcccagccgccgccgccgccgccgccgcccccgccgcagccgccgcctcccccgccGAGCCTGGCGGCTCCCGGGCAGcccggcggcggcagcggcgtgGTGGAGGTGTACAGCGCCCCTGCTCCCATGGCAGCAGCCGGCACCGTGGAGATCCAGACCCTGGGCATGCAGCCCTACCCGCCCATGGAG GTACCAAGCCAGTGTGTGGAAAGCCCAGTGTACCCCTCTCCCCCAGTGTACAGCCCTGGGAAGCAGGGCTTCAAGGCCAAGAGCACCAGTGCTGCCACCCCcctgagcagtgcagggggaGGCTCTGTGGTTGGCTTTGattcccctgctgctgccaaaacTCGCCGCTGCAAGAAcgaggctgggctgcaggaag GCAAACCCAAGTCCCCCAAGCTGAAGTGCACATACTGTGACAAGGCCTTTACCAAGAACTTtgacctgcagcagcacatcagGAG CCACACAGGTGAGAAGCCCTTCCAGTGCATCGTGTGTGGCCGTGCCTTTGCCCAGAAGTCCAACGTGAAGAAGCACATGCAGACCCACAAGGTGTGgcctccagggctgggctgcaccaTCTCCCGCAGCTCCATCACTGTGCAGGTCATGGCCCTGAACCCCAGCCAGCCTGAGGATGAGGAGAACACAG GTTTGCCCCCCAGGAACGCAGTGCCCCCggcccaggagctgagcccctTGGAGGAGAGCGAGGCAGCCAAGCTGGAGGCCAAGCAGGTTGTCCTCATTGACAGCTCCTACCAGTGCCAGTTCTGCCCCAGCAAGTTCAACACCTACTTCCAGCTCAAGTCACACATGACACAGCACAAGAATGAGCAG gtgTACAAATGTGTGGTGAAGACCTGTGCCCAGACCTTCCAGAAGCTGGAGTCCTTCCTTGAGCACATCAAGAGCCaccaggaggagctgagctACCGCTGCCACCTGTGCAGCAAGGACTTCCCCTCTCTGTACGAGCTGGGCGTGCACCAGTACTCGCACagcctgctgccccagcacagccccaagaAGGACATGGCCGTGTACAA GTGTGTGAAGTGTGTCAATAAATACTCCACCCCAGAAGCCCTGGAGCACCATCTGCAGACAGCAACGCACAACTTCCCCTGCCCCCACTGCCAGAAG GTGTTCCCCTGTGAGCGGTACCTGCGCCGCCACATCCCCACGCACGGCGGGGGCAGCAAGTTCAAGTGCCAGATCTGTAAGAAGTTCTTCCGGCGGGAGCACTACCTCAAGCTGCACGCCCACATCCACTCGG GTGAGAAGCCCTTCAAGTGCTCGGTGTGTGACGCAGCGTTCAACCGCAAGGACAAGCTCAAGCGCCACATGCTCATCCACGAGCCCTTCAAGAAATACAAATGTCCCTTCTC aAGCCACACAGGCTGCAATAAAGAGTTCAACAGGCCTGACAAGCTGAAGGCTCACATTCTGTCCCATTCAG GGATGAAGATCCACAAGTGCCAGTACTGTAACAAGTCCTTCAGCCGCCGCGCCCACATGGTGGAGCACCAGCGCTCGCACACCGGCAACTACAAATACCGCTGTGCCACGTGCAGCAAGGGCTTCACCCGCCACAAGTACCTGCGGGAGCACAAGTGCCGCCTGGGCTCGCCCAAGgacaaggagctgcagctcaggaaggCGCAGAAGaagcgggcggggcgggcccgcaAGGCGgggctggccctggggctgcccgaGCTCAAGGACGGCGCTGCCGGGGACAGCTCCCCCGAGAGCGGCCCCAACAAGGAGCCCTTCCCGCAGTCGGATGCTGTGCTGTCCATCGTGGTTGGTGggtcaggagctgcagagcctgggctggtcccagggcagcccaacAGCATGGGCTCCGACCTGGCCCTGGCGGAGCTGCAGACAGCCTCGGACGGGCCCTGCaccatgctggctgtgcctgtgtaCATCCAGACCTCCGAGTGA